Within Mongoliitalea daihaiensis, the genomic segment ATGGCTTCAAAGATAGTCATTCGGTCTTGGAGAATGGTATATTTTCCCGGTCTCCTGAATTCACCGATCGTTGAAAAACGGATACCTCCAAGTTTGACTCGTACAAATAGCTCGGTAGTCACGAATTCCTTTAATTCCTTTTCTAGAGCTGCACGAGTTTCGTCCAAGGTCATTTCCAGGACATTGACATCTCCGATGATGGGAAGGCGGATATTTCCATGTTTATCCACGGTATAGCCAGTCATGTAATACACATCTCCCCCCCCTTGAGCACCCTGCATCATGTTCATATTCATGTTATTTTGCGGGGGGCCAAAACCGCTTTGGAGGAAATCATCCACCGTTTTGATTTGGATTTCGACGATGTCGTTGTACTGCAAACGGTATTCCGGCATTTCGTAAGTAATCAACTGATCCTCAGGGATAGGCGTATTACCTTCCAGGTTTTGGAGGTAGATAATGCGCTTATTTGATACACAGGAAGCTGCAAAAAGCATTAGGCCTAGGCACAAAGCCAATAATCGGAGACGATTCATAAATATAAAAGTAATCAATATTAAATCAGCTGCAATATTAGTAAGAAATGTTTAATGAACAAAAAGGAAGGGAGGGGTGGGAATGTGGAATGTGGAATTTAGAATGAGGAATGTGGAATTTAGAATGAGGAATGAACGAGGGTTATATAAAAAGAGAGGGTCGTTTTTAAATCGTTTACTTTTAAATGTATTGAATTTTAAGAGCGAATGGCATAGCCATGATTGACATATTAGCCTCGGGTTTCAACCCGAGGAAAAGGAGGTTGCACCCCTAATCCAGAGGCTCGCACGATGATTGCCTTCGAGCTAAAAAGCGCTTTCCGAGCCGATAGGGACGTAATTGTCTTTTAATTGCAATTACTGTAATATGATTTTTTTATGTTTATAATTTTTGAATGGAGGTAAAAGCTTTTGAGATTTTTACATACATGTTCGTTACTTTTTGCATCGCCCAAAAAGTAACCAAAAAGGCTAGTCAGAAAAATCCTTCTCCCCGCAGGGCCCACGCTGGCCCGGTTTTCTGACGTCCCGCCCGCCAGTAGTGCCAGCGGCTAATAGTAACAAAGTATAAATAGGACTTTTTTATCTATCCAAATATAAAACCATCAATCCGTGTCAAATCTGTTCAATCTCCTAGATCTGTGAGAGAATTCGGTTTTTCTGACATCCTCCCCGCACGTACTACCAGCGGTAGCGGTAAGTGAACAGTGAGCAGTGAACAGTGTAGTAACAAAAATCGATTAACTTAAGGAAAACTAAGTCTTGTCTCTTGATTCTTGGTTCTTGGTTCTAAATCTAAAATCTAAAATTATAAATCTGCGCCAAATCTGTTCAATCTCTTGGATCTGTGAGAGAATTCGGTTTTTCTGACCTCCTCCCCGCAAGTGCTACCAACGGCTTCATATACCCTTCAAAATCTTTTTTCCGCGATTTCTGCGCTTTCTGCGAGAGGCTTTCGGTTTTTCTGACCTCCTCCCCGCACGTACTGCCTGCGGTAAGTGAATAGTGAGCAGTGAACAGTTAACAGTGTAGTAACAAAAATCGATTAACTTAAGGAAAATTAAATCTTGTTTCTTGTCTCTTGATTCTTGTTTCTAAATCTAAAATCTAAAATTATAAATCTGCGCCAAATCTGTTCAATCTCTTGGATCTGTGAGAGAATTCGGTTTTTCTGACCTCCTCCCCGCAAGTGCTACCAACGGCTTCATATACCCTTCAAAATCTTTTTTCCGCGATTTCTGCGCTTTCTGCGAGAGGCTTTCGGTTTTTCTGACCTCCTCCCCGCATCAGTACTACTAGCGGATAATCTTTAAATAAATATTCAGGATTTTTTTATCTGTCCAAATATAAAACCATCAATCCGTGTCAAATCTGTTCAATCTCCTCGATCTGTGAGAGGCATGCGAGAGAATTTCGGTTTTTTTGACCTCCCGCTCGCTAGTGCTACCAACGGTTAGTGGCAAATATATAAAGGTTTTGGACAGTAAATAGCTAGAAATTAGTCTCAATTCTCAATTCTCGCTTCTCGTTTCTCGCTTCTCGTTTCTTATCTCTTGATTCTTGATTCTTGATTCTTGGTTCTTGATTCTTGATTCTTGGTTCTAAATCTAAAATTATAAATCTGCGCCAAATCTGTTCAATCTCCTGGATCTGTGAGAGGCATTTGAGAAGTACTGAAGAAGATAGATAAGAGGGGAAGGAAATGAGTTACAATTTTAGTAAGGCCATTGCTACTCCGAAGTAAACGGCTAAGCCTAACAAATCATTGGCGGTGGTGATGAAGGGTCCGGAGGCGATTGCGGGGTTGATGCCGAATTTATCGAGCACCAACGGTGTAACAGTACCCATAAAGGATGCTAGTAATACTACGCAAAACATGGCTAAACCAATGGTGACTCCGAAAATGCTTTCGAATCCATAAATGAAATGGACGACGAGAAATACGAATATCCCCAACACTACTCCGTTGACCAAAGCGATGGAAAGCCCTTTGACAAATCGTTGCCAAGGAGTATCGTCAAATACGGATTTAGATGCCAATGTTTGTACCACTAAGGAGGAGGATTGTATACCTACATTTCCGCCCGTAGCCGCTACCAATGGAATAAAAGAAGCCAAGGCAATGTATTTGTTCAGCCCATCCTCAAAGAAGCCGATGATCTTTGCTCCCATCAAACCGCCTATGACGCCGATCAGCAGCCAAGGAAGCCGTGCTTTGGAAATCCTGAAAATAGAATCTGACTCCTCCACATCTGCGGAGATACCTGTCATGGCTTGCATATCTTCTTCCGATTGCTCGCGTATCAAATCCAAGACATCATCCACGGTAATTCTTCCCACCAACCGGTTCTTGGCATTGACCACAGGAATGGATTCCAAATCGTACTTTCGCATGATTTCGGCTACTTCCTCTCCTTCCAAATGGGTTTCTACCGAGACAATATCCGGCTCGTAAATATCCATGATTTTGGTATCGGAGGCGGCAAGGATAATTTTCTTCAGGGAAACCCGTCCCAACAAATGCTGTTTGTTGTCTACCACGTAAATGGAATAGATTTTCTCTACTCGCTCCGCCTGTCTACGGATTTCCTCGATGGTCTGTACCACATTCCAATTTTGGTTGGCTTTGATAAATTCCTTCGCCATCAAACCACCCGCTGAATCTTCGTCGTAGCGTAAGAGGTCGAGGATGTTGGCAGATTTCTCCTTTTCAGTCAAATGGGAAATCACATCCTCCCGCTCCTTGAACGGCATAAGGATCAGAATATCCACCGCATCATCGGACTCCATGTGTTCGATAAAGGAGGCGAGTTCGGATGGTTCCATCTCGCGAATGACCTTCTGCAAAGAGTCCTCGTCCAATTCAATCAGGATGTCAGCAGCGATGGTAGACTCGAGCAAACGCAGCACATAGAGTGCCTCCTCCATATTCAATTCATCCAAGATAGCAGCAATATCCGCAACATTGCCTCCATCCAAGGATTCCTTGATAAAGTCTATATCCTGTACTTCAATGCCTTCCCGTAGACTCTCCAGGTATTCTTTGGATAATGAAAATGATTTTATTGGTTCCAAGACTCCTCTATTTTTTGGGTTAAACGAACAAATTCATGCACATCTAGCTGTTCCGCCCGCTTGTCCATTACAGGATCAGCATTTAATTCGGCAGAAACATTGAATGGCTTCATGCAATTTCTTAGGGTTTTTCTACGTGTAGCAAACCCTTGTTTCACTACTTTGAAAAACAGCTTTTCATCACAGTCCAAGGACGCAACCTCATTTCTTTTGAGGCGGATGACCCCTGAGTTCACTTTTGGCGGGGGATTAAATACACCCGGAGGAACAGAGAACAGGTACTCAATATCGTAAAAGGCCTGTAACAGGACTGAGAGAATACCATAATCTTTATTGCCTTTTGGCGAAGCGATGCGCGCTGCTACTTCCTTCTGCAACATGCATACCACTTCTGTCACATGTTTGCGTTCTTCCAATATTTTAAAAAAAATCTGGGAAGAAATATTGTAAGGGAAGTTGCCTACGACAGCGTAGTCCCCTTGCATCAAGGGTGCAAAATCCTTTTTCAAGTAGTCCGCTTCGATGATCTTCTCGCCTAAGTCTGGGTACTTTTGATGCAAGTACGCAATGGACTCTGTATCAATATCCACGAGGTACAAGTTCCAATCCTTTTCTCGCAAGAAATCCGTCAACACCCCCATTCCCGGTCCTATTTCCAATACTTTTTTTACCCCTTGATGGCCTGTGAGGGCTTCTGCAATTCGCTGAGCGATACTTAAATCTGTCAGAAAATGCTGCCCTAGGTGTTTTTTGGGTTTGACCTTGTCCATGCGCCTAAATTGATATTTTTATATAAATTGCAATTCAAAAATAAGACAATTATCACAAAGGCCTACTATGTTGTGTTAAGTCCTTGTGAAGGTTTGGCACGCTAATCCTATATTCATGTATACTAGAAAACAGAAACCCATCATTGGTATCAGCATTGGAGACATCAATGGCATCAGTGCAGAAGTGACCATGAAAGCCCTCTTAGACAATCGTATCATGCGTTTGGTGACGCCTGTCATCTACGGGCATGGCAAGGCGATGGCTTTCTACCGCAAGCAGTTAGAACTTGAGGATTTTAATTTCATGCAGATCCGCTCTATAGATGAGGTGCATCATAAAAAAATCAATTTGATCAACGTATTGGAGGAAAGTCCGGAAGTCCTTCCAGGGGTGGAAACGCAGGAATCTGGCAAGATGGCACTGGCGGCCTTGAATCAGGCGATTGAGGATTTGAAAACAGAAAAAATCGATGGATTGGTGACCGCACCACTCAATAAAAACAATATCAATTCCCCGGAAAGACCCTTTGTCGGACACACCGAATACCTGACCGAAGCTTTTGGAATAGAGGAAAGTTTGATGTTTTTGGTCTCTCCCGATATCCGCGTTGGCTTGGTGACGGGACATATTCCAATTAGTCAAGTAGCCAGCAAACTGACCGCAGCGAACATTCGAAAAAAGTTGGGCTTGATGCTTAGCTCCTTAGAAAATGACTTTGGCATCAACAAACCAAGGGTAGCAGTCCTAGGCTTGAATCCTCATGCAGGAGAAGATGGACTACTTGGCACGGAAGAAACTGAAATCATCGCCCCCGTAATCCGTGAATTCAAAGACAAGGGCAAATTGGTATTTGGTCCCTATCCTGCGGATGGTTTCTTTGGCATGATGCATCAGAAAAAATTCGATGGAGTTTTGGCTATGTACCACGATCAGGGATTGATTCCATTCAAGTCCATGGCTTTTGATAGCGGAGTGAATTTTACCGCAGGTCTACCCATCATCCGCACCTCCCCTGACCATGGCACTGCCTACAATATTGCCGGCAAAAATGTAGCAGATGAAGGCTCCATGCGCGCAGCTATTCTACAAGCTTACGACATCATCAAAAACCGCAGCAATTGGGAAAGCGAAGATGAAGAGTAATTCATCGACCCAACAACCCAAAAAATCAAAGCCTCCATTCTCTTGGGGGCTTTTTTTTACATCAATACCTTATGCGATGTTGGCAGCTGTTGGCTTTGATGAACTCAATCAGACACGTAGACCCCACTTGCAAAAGATTGGATTTGAAGCTTAGCTACTCCACCACCCAATAGAACAAGCGATGAACTTTCCCCTCGGGAGACTGCACCCTTATGGTTTTCATGGGCTCCCAGTCACCGATAGGATATTGATGGGAAATAATACGAGAGCCTTTGGGCATGGCCTGAATTTTGGGAAGCAGTTTTTCGTTGATATCGGGGAAAAGGTAAAGGATCAGCACAGTGGCCTGATTGAAATCAAATGCAAATAAATCTCCCTGAACAAATCGAACCTGCTCCGAAACTCCAGCCTCCAAAGCCAATGAATCTGCCAAAGTCACCAAATCTGGGTCAATTTCTACTCCCAAGGCCTGAATACCAAATTGCTTGGCCGCCCCAATTGGAATTCTTCCATCACCTGAACCCAAATCCAATAAAACATCATCAGCTTGGAACTCTGCCAAGTCAAACATCGCCTGCATCACCGCTTCTGACGTTGTCACATAGGGCACTATATCTCCCACACTCGCCTGTGCAAATGCAGTCCCCCACCCCAGCATCCAACCAAAAAGTATCATACACATAGTCTTCATCATAAAGTAAAAATACAGAAAAATTAGAAGGAATAGGGAATGGGATTCCTGTCAATGGTTGAGCGCTGCAAAAAAATGATAGCAGCTAGCTTTCCCTAAAGATGGCAACAGGTGTCTTACCTCTTGTGTCTAAAATCTCTCCTGTCCATTCTCTATTCCGTACTTTCTCTGAGACCCTTAGGTTTTTGGCACTTGGAAATAAACGGTACACCCCTCTCCTTCCTGCGACTCGACCCAACAGCTACCACCTTGGTTTTCGAGAATTTTTTTAACAATTGCTAGCCCCATGCCACTCCCTTGAAATTTTTGGTTAGTGCTCAAACGACGAAACACATAAAAAATCTCCTCATGAAATTCCTCAGAAACACCCATGCCATTATCCTTGACAAAAAACTGAAAAAATTGCCCCTCTACCTTGTATCCCACATGAATTTTAGGTTTGATCCCATTTTTGGAAAATTTCAGTGCATTGTCGAGCAAATTCAAAAATATCCGAACGTAATCCTCCCGATGCCCAACCACTACCGGTAAATCATCTACACGTAAAATCGCCTGCTTTTCCTCCACTTTTCGGGCTAGTTTCTCTTGAATGACCTTCAGTATCTCATTCAAATCCAGTTCAGTCAACTCTGAAATGTTTTCCCGAGCTGTTGAATATTCCAAAAAATCAAAAAGAGTAGTTCTCATA encodes:
- a CDS encoding polysaccharide biosynthesis/export family protein, producing MNRLRLLALCLGLMLFAASCVSNKRIIYLQNLEGNTPIPEDQLITYEMPEYRLQYNDIVEIQIKTVDDFLQSGFGPPQNNMNMNMMQGAQGGGDVYYMTGYTVDKHGNIRLPIIGDVNVLEMTLDETRAALEKELKEFVTTELFVRVKLGGIRFSTIGEFRRPGKYTILQDRMTIFEAIAHAGDMTIAAKRDELLLIRQYPDGTKLHRVNLQDRQLISSPFYFIQPNDQLYAEPMKVREIGAGENAAQSISLIISSLSLVALVLNLVLR
- the mgtE gene encoding magnesium transporter, whose product is MEPIKSFSLSKEYLESLREGIEVQDIDFIKESLDGGNVADIAAILDELNMEEALYVLRLLESTIAADILIELDEDSLQKVIREMEPSELASFIEHMESDDAVDILILMPFKEREDVISHLTEKEKSANILDLLRYDEDSAGGLMAKEFIKANQNWNVVQTIEEIRRQAERVEKIYSIYVVDNKQHLLGRVSLKKIILAASDTKIMDIYEPDIVSVETHLEGEEVAEIMRKYDLESIPVVNAKNRLVGRITVDDVLDLIREQSEEDMQAMTGISADVEESDSIFRISKARLPWLLIGVIGGLMGAKIIGFFEDGLNKYIALASFIPLVAATGGNVGIQSSSLVVQTLASKSVFDDTPWQRFVKGLSIALVNGVVLGIFVFLVVHFIYGFESIFGVTIGLAMFCVVLLASFMGTVTPLVLDKFGINPAIASGPFITTANDLLGLAVYFGVAMALLKL
- the rsmA gene encoding 16S rRNA (adenine(1518)-N(6)/adenine(1519)-N(6))-dimethyltransferase RsmA, which produces MDKVKPKKHLGQHFLTDLSIAQRIAEALTGHQGVKKVLEIGPGMGVLTDFLREKDWNLYLVDIDTESIAYLHQKYPDLGEKIIEADYLKKDFAPLMQGDYAVVGNFPYNISSQIFFKILEERKHVTEVVCMLQKEVAARIASPKGNKDYGILSVLLQAFYDIEYLFSVPPGVFNPPPKVNSGVIRLKRNEVASLDCDEKLFFKVVKQGFATRRKTLRNCMKPFNVSAELNADPVMDKRAEQLDVHEFVRLTQKIEESWNQ
- the pdxA gene encoding 4-hydroxythreonine-4-phosphate dehydrogenase PdxA, which codes for MYTRKQKPIIGISIGDINGISAEVTMKALLDNRIMRLVTPVIYGHGKAMAFYRKQLELEDFNFMQIRSIDEVHHKKINLINVLEESPEVLPGVETQESGKMALAALNQAIEDLKTEKIDGLVTAPLNKNNINSPERPFVGHTEYLTEAFGIEESLMFLVSPDIRVGLVTGHIPISQVASKLTAANIRKKLGLMLSSLENDFGINKPRVAVLGLNPHAGEDGLLGTEETEIIAPVIREFKDKGKLVFGPYPADGFFGMMHQKKFDGVLAMYHDQGLIPFKSMAFDSGVNFTAGLPIIRTSPDHGTAYNIAGKNVADEGSMRAAILQAYDIIKNRSNWESEDEE
- a CDS encoding SAM-dependent methyltransferase; amino-acid sequence: MILFGWMLGWGTAFAQASVGDIVPYVTTSEAVMQAMFDLAEFQADDVLLDLGSGDGRIPIGAAKQFGIQALGVEIDPDLVTLADSLALEAGVSEQVRFVQGDLFAFDFNQATVLILYLFPDINEKLLPKIQAMPKGSRIISHQYPIGDWEPMKTIRVQSPEGKVHRLFYWVVE
- a CDS encoding sensor histidine kinase is translated as MNAALKITILYCAFGALWIFFSDRLVLLFLEPSDIQNITYFQTLKGFVYVFLTGVLLYVLVNWFYGQLDDKLEEQKRLNKLLLLKSREFEKNNKDLESFVFSASKDLLEPLRMVTNFLDLFKSKYFVGLDDKAKSYIGFAHEGALNMRTTLFDFLEYSTARENISELTELDLNEILKVIQEKLARKVEEKQAILRVDDLPVVVGHREDYVRIFLNLLDNALKFSKNGIKPKIHVGYKVEGQFFQFFVKDNGMGVSEEFHEEIFYVFRRLSTNQKFQGSGMGLAIVKKILENQGGSCWVESQEGEGCTVYFQVPKT